A region of the Bacteroidales bacterium genome:
CAAGTGCAATCGTTTTACCTGATCTGACCGCTTCGTATGTGGGAATCACACCTGAAAAACCGACAAGCGATGCCACCACGATATCCGCCCCGGGTTGTACAACCACTTCAGAAATCGCATTGTTACCGGCCAGCACCTTTATGGGCAGCTGTCCAAGCGATTCCTTAACAAAAGTGTACTGGGTTTCATCCGCAATGACTACGTATTCAGGGAGAAATTCAATTGCCTGTTCAACAAGCAGGTTGGCATTCCTGCCGGCTGTGAGGGCAAACACTTCGAATTGCCTTCGATGAGCGCTGATTACTTCAAGGCATTGCGTGCCTATGGAACCGGTTGAACCCAGTATGGCAACCTTTTTTTTCATCAGCCTTTTTATTCAGAACGATATATAATCCTGCGGGTTTAGGGGACTGCCGTTATACCAGAGTTCGAAATGAAGATGGGGCCCGGTTGTGAGTTCACCCGAATTACCTATTATAGCTATCGGATCTCCGGCTTTTACCCTGTCGCCTGCATGCTTCAGGAGTTCGGCGTTATGCTTGTATATTGAAATAATATTATCCTCATGCTGTATCTGGATCACATTGCCGGTTTCTATCGTCCAGCCCGACATCGTAACCGTTCCCGGCAGGGTGGCTTTCACCACTTCATTGGCCGATGTGACGATATCGGTGCCGTAATGCTCATGGATGCTGCTGAACGAGTTGGTAACGAGACCTTTTACAGGGGGAAAGAACAGGATATTAAAGAGTGAAGGCCTGAGTTTACGGTTTTCGGTGATCGAAAGCCCAAACTGATCGTCGGTAACAAGGTTTCGCAGCACGGAATCCCTGTTTCTGTTGTTATAGGTAAGATTGGGCCGGGAAACAGGCTGCTCAGCATTTGTTTCGGTTTCCGAGACTTTTTCACCCGAAATAATCCGGCGCATATTTTCAAAATAGGCGTCGCGTTTGGCGATCTCAATTTCAAGAGAATCGAGACGGTAGTTATTAAGGTAAATGTTGCGGATCGTTTTTTCGTTCGGATAGCCGGGAATCAGCTCCCTTGCCGGAGTGTATGCAATAACTGAAATAACAATGATAAGAAATACAAAGGTTCCGGTACCCACAATGCCCAGCACATTGAGCTTTGTAAGACGGAGGTTGATCAGTTCCTCGAAAGTTTCATCACGGTATATCGATAGTCTGTACTTGTGCCTGAATTTTTCCCAGAAAGACCGCTTTTCGGTTTTTTCGGACATATTGAGAGATTTGGAACAAATATATAAAAAAAACGATTCTGGATACCGGATGCCGGATGCTGGATGAAATACCGAAAGACGAAGTCGGAGACTTCGCCTAGCAATGGGTACTCTCCGAAATGCTAGGCGAGTTTTCAACTTCGTCTGAACGTAATTTCCATAAGATAATTAACTATCAGTTACGTATTGACGAAGTTTCACAGACTTCGCCTAGCACAGGGTAATCGGTAATCGGTGTCCGGTAATCAGTATTAGGTAATTCGAAAGACGAAGTCGTAGACTTCGCCTAGCAAGGGATAATTAACTATCAGTTACGTATAGACGAAGTCGGAGACTTCGCCTAGCACAGTACTCTCTTTGCAAAGTCTTTCCTGTGCCGGCAGATTGCTTCGTCGCAACAGATTACGGGATAATCATTGATTGAGGTGGCTCCTCGCAATGACGATCTGTAAATCGTAAATCTTCAAATCGTAAATCGTAAATTGCCTTAATACGCCCTCACGTTCTTCCCCTCAATGAAATTCCTGAAAGAACGGTTGACGACGCGGTTACCGCCGGGAGTGGGGTAGTCGCCCGTGAAATACCAATCGCCCAAATGATTTGGAATGGCTTTATGCAGGTTTTCAATCGATTGGTACACGATCCTTACCTCGGCCTTAACATCCGGAGTTTTCAGCATATCTGCGATTTTACCTGATATTTGTTCGGGAGTGAAAGGTCTGTAAATTTCACGCACGTGATTGATCGTCTCCTCACGTGGAACCGATTCGCTGTCCTTTGCCTTCCTGTATACTTCATTGATAATATGTTGCCTCCCGGTTTCCTTCAGAAGGGCCATGGCAGCACGGAAGGCAATAAAATCGCCCAGCTTGGCCATATCGATACCGTAGCAGTCGGGATACCTAATCTGCGGCGAAGATGAAACAATGATGATCCGTTTCGGCTTAAGCCTGTCGAGTATTTTAATGATGGAGTATTTCAGCGTGGTTCCGCGAACGATGGAATCGTCGATCACCACCAGGTTATCCTTATTTTCCCTTACCGTTCCGTATGTAATGTCATACACGTGGCCTACCAGGTCGTCACGGTGTGAATCCTGGGTTATAAAAGTACGGAGTTTGATATCTTTTAAGGCAACTTTTTCAACGCGGGGCCTGAGGAAAATGATACTGTCAAGATCTTCCATTGTATAATTGTTGCCCAGCTTCAGGATCTTTTCCTTTTTTTCATTCTTCATGTACGTTTCAACACCGTGCACCATACCATAGAAAGCCGATTCCGCCGTATTCGGGATAAAGGAGAATACCGTATTATCCAGGTCGTGGTCAATGGCTTCGATAATCTGCGGGGTGAGCAATTCACCGAGCATTTTTCTTTCCTGGTATATTTCCTGGTCGCTTCCCCTCGAAAAATAGATCCTTTCGAATGAACAACTGCGTTTTTCAAAAGGTCCCCTTATTTTCTCAATGGATACCGCACCGTTTTTCTTTATTATGATCCCCGAGCCCGGATCGAGTTCGTTTACATCGGAAAAATCCACATTCATAACCGTCTGGATGGCCGGTCTTTCGGAAGTGACGATAACGATTTCGTCATTCTTATAATAGTAAGCGGGCCTGATTCCCCACGGGTCCCTGATAACAAACGCATCACCGTGACCGAGCAAACCGGCAATGGCATAACCGCCGTCCCATTTTTTGCTGGCTTCGCGAAGCATATTGGGCACGTTGAGATTATTGGCGATTAGCTCTGTAATATCCTCGTTTTCGATTCCCTGCTTTTTGTAATTATCAAAGTCGTGCTGTATTTCCCTGTCGAGGAAGTGCCCGACATTTTCAAGCATTGTTACTGTATCGGAAAAATCGCGCGGATGCTGACCCAGTTCAACCAGGATGCGGAAAAGCTCATCCACATTGGTGAGGTTAAAATTGCCGGCCAGCAGGAGGTTTCTTGTTTTCCAGTTGTTGACACGCAGAACAGGGTGTACTTTTTCAATATCATTTCCGCCGTATGTGCCGTATCTGAGGTGACCCAGCAGCACTTCAGCTGCAAAGGGCAGGTTTTCCTTAGCCCAGAAAGGATCGCTTTCAAGTTCCTTATCAGCCTTTTCCGACTGCCGTTGTATGGCTTTGAAGATGGCGTTAATGGCGGCAGCTTTAACGGAGCGTTCCACGTGGATGAAAGGTTTGCCGGGTTTCAGATCGAGTTTGACCGAAGCAACGCCTGCACCATCCTGTCCCCTGTTATGCTGTTTTTCCATCAGCAGGTAGAGCTTATTCAGGCCGTACTTCCAGGTTCCGTATTTAAGCTGGTAGTACTCAAGCGGCTTTAATAATCTCACCAGTGCTATCCCACATTCATGATTAACAGCATCCGTCATAAAAAAATCTTTTGTAAAAATTTAAACTACCTGGGGAAATTCACCGTAATGTTGTCCCGGATAAAAGCATTGGGATAATCAAATCGTATTCTCTCGAGGAACTTCAATGCTTCACTTTTGGTTCTGAAATCTCCCACATACACTTTCCAAAATGGTGATTCAAAAACCTTATCGCTGCTCACATCCTCATAGCGGCTGATAAAACGGGCCCTCTCCTGGTCCGCCGCTGAACGGGCCTGCTGACCGGAGTTATAATAAATGCACACACGGTAACCTTTGATACCTTTCAGATTTCGCATGAGCGAAAGGTGAAGGTTGACCATATTGGTGATGTCGGCGTTCTGTTTGATTTTCACAGTGCCGCTTCCGGGCTGGGCGGACTGAATGTATGCAAATATGTCGTAGGGAATCTGTGCCTGAATTCTGCCTGAAAATCCTGTTGCCATGAGCAGGACAAGTAAATATGTTGCTTTTTTCAACATAATTTCTGAATCAGGGGCAAAGGTAGTAAAAAAATGGATATTGGTGCGGGAAGATCGTCATTACCTGCTTATAGCCGGCACATCAATCAGCCTTTTTTCTGAAACGGGGACTTTTTTAGTTTTAAACCAGGAGCGGGCTTTTACGAAGCCCTGCATTTCTATATTGACCTGTTTTTTGCGGGCAAGACCATATAGTGTGGATGCACCCGACATCAGGTTCGCTATCTCAAGTGAAAAGTCGGTTGCATACGATGAATCGGATTTTGCTTTTATTTTCAGCGGGGTTGTCGTTGTGAGTGTTCCGATAAAATTGCCGTCTACAATTGTTTTGAGGTTCACTTCGGTTACCCTGAAAGAAACTGAAGAAGGATTGTGCACTCCCACAGAGGCCGTGAAAGTGATTGTATTGTTTTCGATCCCCCTGAAGTTCACGTTGTCGACGCCGGTGAGCGTGATATCATCCACCCCTTTGCACGACAAAAGCAATAAGGGTATAAGTATTAAGGTTATAAGCAATAAGGGATTAAGGGCTTTCATTCTTTTATTTTGGGTAAAAGTAGTGAAAAAAGGAATAGCCCCGGCCTGAAGGCCGGGGCTACTGATTAAAGCGATTTAGCAATAAGATCGCCAACCTCTGAAGTTCCCATTCCCATTTTGCCGGCGGCGAGGCTTTTAATTTTGCCTGATGCAAGGGTGTTGCTCACAGCCTGGTCAATTGCTTTGGCTGCTTCTGCTTCACCAAGGGTTTCGATCATCATGCCCCCTGCACAAATTGCAGCCAGCGGGTTGATGATGTTCATACCCTTATATTTCGGGGCCGATCCGCCCATGGGCTCGAACATGGAGACCCCCTCAGGATTGATGTTACCTCCGGCTGCTATGCCAAGGCCGCCCTGGATAATAGCACCGAGGTCGGTAATGATATCTCCGAAAAGATTTTCGGTTACGATCACATCATAAAATTCGGGCGATTTAACAAACCACATGTTGCAGGCATCCACGTGATTGTAATCCTGCTTGATATCGGGGTATTCGGTATCGCCGATTTCCTTATGGGACCTTACCCAGAGGTCACCGGCATAAGTAAGCACATTGCATTTATGCACAAGAGTGAGCTGTTTTCTCTTGTTGCGTTTACGGGTGTAGTCGTAAGCATACCGTACACACCTGTCGACTTGCGGCCTTGAATACACCATCACCTGGGTGGCAACCTCATTGGGAGTACCCACCTGAACGGCACCACCCACACCGGTGTAAATTCCACCTGAGTTTTCACGTACCACAACAAAATCAATGTCTTCGGGACCTTTATCCTTCAGCGGAGTTTCCACGCCGGGATAAAGCTTCACCGGTCGGAGGTTGATGTATTGATCAAGCGCAAAGCGGCTTTTCAACAGAATTCCCACTTCGAGAATGCCGGGCTTTACATCGGGATGGCCAATGGCTCCGAGGAAAATGGAATCGAACTTTTTGAATTCGCCAATGGCTGAGTCAGGCAGGGTTTCACCTGTACGAAGATAGCGGTCACCGCCAAAATCGAAATACTGGTAATTCAGTTTAAAGCCAAATTTTGCGGCTGCGGCGTCCATTACTTTAACGCCTTCCTTTACTACTTCGGGTCCTGTTCCGTCACCCGGAATTACTGCGATGTTGTAGGATTTCATTTTTGTGATTAGTGATTAGTGATTACTATGTCTGTTAGTCTGTTGGTCTGTCAGGAAAACTTCTTAAATCTTAAATCGGTGTTCGGTGTTCGGTGTTTTTGACGCCCTACCTGTGCGGGCAGATTGCTTCGTCGCTTTACTTTCTGCCATAATCATTGTTATACCCGGCTTCTCGCAATGACGAACTCTTTTATATACTGCTGTTATTCTCAATAATATTAAGCATTTTCAGTGTGGCTTTGATGGCGGCGACGGTTTGGTCGGAATCGAGGGCGCGGGTTTTGAATTCGTGCTCCATTTTCCATGTGATAACTGTCTGCACCAGTGCATCCGTTTTTCCGCCGGGAGGAATTGAAACGAAATAGTCGATAAGGGCAGGAAGTGATTTCTCAAGCCTGCTGTATATCTTGCGCAGCGCCTTCATAAAGGCATCGTACTGTCCGTCGCCGTTAGCAGTTTCCTCAAAAACATCCTCGCCTATCTTAATTTTCAGACTGGCAACGGGCTTTAATTCGTTAGCTGTAGACAGGGAATAATTGAGGATCTTTATTTTTTCGTCAACCGTTTTATTCCGCAATACATCGGAAATGATATAAGGCAGATCTTCCTGTGTAACCGATTCTTTTTTATCTCCCAGTTCAATAATCCGTTCCGTTACCTTCCGCATCGCTGCAAAATCGAGTTCAATGCCCATTTCTTCGAGATTCTTACGGATGTTTGCTTTTCCTGAAGTTTTGCCCAGTGCGTAAATCCTCTTCCTGCCAAAGCGTTCCGGCAACAGGTCGTTAAAGTACAGCTGGTTCTTCTGGTCGCCGTCGGCATGTATACCGCTTGTTTGCGTAAATACATTGTCGCCTATCACCGGTTTGTTGGGTGACACCCGGATGCCTGAAAATGATTCAACCAGTTTACTGACCATCGTTATTCTCGACTCACGGATCGACATATCATACCTGAAATGATCTTTCACAATGGCTACTATACTTGACAGGGGAACGTTACCCGCTCTTTCGCCAAGTCCGTTTACGGTAGTGTGAAGACAGTCGATTCCGGCCCGGAGGGCTGAAAATGCATTGGCAGCTGCCAGGTCATAGTCGTTGTGTGCATGGAAATCGAATTGCAACATAGGATACCGGTCGATTATCATTTTACAGAAATCGTAAGCCTCAACCGGGTTAAGGATACCAAGTGTATCGGGAAGCATGATGCGGTCGACCTGGCACATTTTAAATGAATCGATCATATAAAACACGTAGTCGGGCGAATGCCGCATACCATTCGACCAGTCCTCGAGATAAATATTTACCCTGAGTCCCTGCTCACGGGCCCGCTGCACTGTCTGCCTAATGTCTTCGGCATGCTGTTCGGGCGTTTTCTTCAGCTGTTCGGTTACATGTTTCAAAGAACCTTTTGTAAGCAGGTTCAGCACTTTTCCGCCTGCATTTTTAATCCAGTTAATGGAAACGTCGCCATCGACAAAACCCAGCACTTCAACCTGGTTAATGTGGTTGTGCTTAGCTGCCCATTCGGTAATCTTCTTCACAGCGGCAAATTCGCCTTCCGATACCCTGGCT
Encoded here:
- a CDS encoding M23 family metallopeptidase; protein product: MSEKTEKRSFWEKFRHKYRLSIYRDETFEELINLRLTKLNVLGIVGTGTFVFLIIVISVIAYTPARELIPGYPNEKTIRNIYLNNYRLDSLEIEIAKRDAYFENMRRIISGEKVSETETNAEQPVSRPNLTYNNRNRDSVLRNLVTDDQFGLSITENRKLRPSLFNILFFPPVKGLVTNSFSSIHEHYGTDIVTSANEVVKATLPGTVTMSGWTIETGNVIQIQHEDNIISIYKHNAELLKHAGDRVKAGDPIAIIGNSGELTTGPHLHFELWYNGSPLNPQDYISF
- a CDS encoding alpha-isopropylmalate synthase regulatory domain-containing protein, which translates into the protein MKITIMDTTLRDGEQTSGVSFTDEEKLSMAKLLLDDLRVDRIEVASARVSEGEFAAVKKITEWAAKHNHINQVEVLGFVDGDVSINWIKNAGGKVLNLLTKGSLKHVTEQLKKTPEQHAEDIRQTVQRAREQGLRVNIYLEDWSNGMRHSPDYVFYMIDSFKMCQVDRIMLPDTLGILNPVEAYDFCKMIIDRYPMLQFDFHAHNDYDLAAANAFSALRAGIDCLHTTVNGLGERAGNVPLSSIVAIVKDHFRYDMSIRESRITMVSKLVESFSGIRVSPNKPVIGDNVFTQTSGIHADGDQKNQLYFNDLLPERFGRKRIYALGKTSGKANIRKNLEEMGIELDFAAMRKVTERIIELGDKKESVTQEDLPYIISDVLRNKTVDEKIKILNYSLSTANELKPVASLKIKIGEDVFEETANGDGQYDAFMKALRKIYSRLEKSLPALIDYFVSIPPGGKTDALVQTVITWKMEHEFKTRALDSDQTVAAIKATLKMLNIIENNSSI
- a CDS encoding 3-isopropylmalate dehydrogenase — protein: MKSYNIAVIPGDGTGPEVVKEGVKVMDAAAAKFGFKLNYQYFDFGGDRYLRTGETLPDSAIGEFKKFDSIFLGAIGHPDVKPGILEVGILLKSRFALDQYINLRPVKLYPGVETPLKDKGPEDIDFVVVRENSGGIYTGVGGAVQVGTPNEVATQVMVYSRPQVDRCVRYAYDYTRKRNKRKQLTLVHKCNVLTYAGDLWVRSHKEIGDTEYPDIKQDYNHVDACNMWFVKSPEFYDVIVTENLFGDIITDLGAIIQGGLGIAAGGNINPEGVSMFEPMGGSAPKYKGMNIINPLAAICAGGMMIETLGEAEAAKAIDQAVSNTLASGKIKSLAAGKMGMGTSEVGDLIAKSL
- a CDS encoding LEA type 2 family protein, whose amino-acid sequence is MKALNPLLLITLILIPLLLLSCKGVDDITLTGVDNVNFRGIENNTITFTASVGVHNPSSVSFRVTEVNLKTIVDGNFIGTLTTTTPLKIKAKSDSSYATDFSLEIANLMSGASTLYGLARKKQVNIEMQGFVKARSWFKTKKVPVSEKRLIDVPAISR
- a CDS encoding SPOR domain-containing protein, translated to MLKKATYLLVLLMATGFSGRIQAQIPYDIFAYIQSAQPGSGTVKIKQNADITNMVNLHLSLMRNLKGIKGYRVCIYYNSGQQARSAADQERARFISRYEDVSSDKVFESPFWKVYVGDFRTKSEALKFLERIRFDYPNAFIRDNITVNFPR